In a genomic window of Labeo rohita strain BAU-BD-2019 chromosome 20, IGBB_LRoh.1.0, whole genome shotgun sequence:
- the serinc1 gene encoding serine incorporator 1, with the protein MGAVLGLCSMASWIPCLCGSAPCLLCRCCPSGNNSTVTRLIYAFFMLLGVGIACIMLMPGMEGHLKKIPGFCEGGMGSSIPGVEGHVNCDVLVGYKAVYRVCFGMAMFFLLFSLIMVKVKSSQDPRAAVHNGFWFFKFAAATAITVGAFFIPEGPFTTVWFYVGMAGAFCFILIQLVLLIDFAHSWNESWVEKMEEGNSRCWYAALLSATTINYALSLMSLVLFYVYYTHSGGCTENKVFISINMLLCVGASVISILPKIQESQPRSGLLQSSIVTLYTMYLTWSAMTNEPDRTCNPSLLGIIGLNSTTPAGQDRVVQWWDAQGIVGLILFLLCVLYSSIRNSSNAQVNKLTLTSDESALIEDGPAPESFEEGDGSNRAIDNEKDGVTYSYSFFHFMLFLASLYIMMTLTNWYSPDSNYETMTSKWPSVWVKITSSWICISLYVWTLVAPLVLTNRDFD; encoded by the exons ATGGGGGCCGTACTTGGGCTTTGTTCCATGGCCAGTTGG ATTCCTTGCCTTTGTGGCAGTGCTCCTTGCCTGCTGTGCAGATGCTGCCCAAGTGGAAACAATTCCACCGTCACTCGGCTGATCTATGCCTTCTTTATGCTGCTGGGTGTGGGCATCGCCTGCATTATGCTCATGCCAGGCATGGAGGGGCATCTGAAGAAG ATTCCAGGCTTTTGTGAAGGAGGAATGGGGTCGTCCATTCCAGGAGTTGAAGGTCATGTGAACTGCGACGTGCTGGTGGGCTATAAGGCTGTGTATCGTGTGTGCTTTGGGATGGCCATGTTCTTCCTGCTCTTCTCTCTCATCATGGTAAAGGTCAAGAGCAGCCAGGATCCAAGAGCGGCTGTGCATAACGG GTTTTGGTTCTTCAAGTTTGCAGCTGCCACTGCAATTACAGTTGGAGCTTTCTTCATTCCTGAAGGCCCTTTTACCACTG TCTGGTTTTACGTAGGCATGGCTGGAGCTTTCTGTTTCATCCTCATCCAGCTGGTGCTCTTGATCGACTTTGCTCACTCCTGGAATGAGTCCTGGGTGGAGAAAATGGAGGAGGGAAACTCTCGCTGCTGGTATGCAG CTCTTCTCTCTGCCACAACCATCAACTACGCTCTGTCGCTGATGTCTTTGGTCTTGTTCTATGTGTATTACACTCACTCTGGCGGCTGCACTGAGAACAAAGTCTTCATCAGCATCAACATGCTGCTGTGCGTTGGTGCATCTGTCATATCTATTTTGCCTAAAATCCAG GAGTCCCAGCCCAGATCTGGTCTTTTGCAGTCCTCCATTGTTACTCTGTACACCATGTATCTGACCTGGTCTGCCATGACCAATGAGCCTG ACCGCACATGCAACCCTAGCTTGCTTGGCATTATTGGCCTCAACAGCACCACCCCTGCTGGTCAAGACCGTGTTGTTCAGTGGTGGGATGCCCAGGGCATTGTGGGCTTGATTTTGTTCCTGTTGTGTGTGCTGTACTCCAG CATCCGCAACTCCAGCAACGCTCAGGTGAACAAACTGACCCTTACCAGCGACGAGTCTGCTCTGATCGAGGACGGACCCGCTCCAGAAAGCTTTGAAGAGGGTGATGGCAGCAACCGTGCCATTGACAATGAGAAGGATGGAGTCACCTACAGCTACTCTTTCTTCCACTTCATGCTCTTCTTGGCTTCCCTGTACATCATGATGACACTGACAAACTGGTACAG CCCTGATTCCAACTATGAGACTATGACCAGCAAGTGGCCCTCTGTGTGGGTGAAGATCACCTCCAGCTGGATCTGCATCTCTCTGTACGTGTGGACGCTGGTGGCTCCGCTGGTCCTCACCAACCGTGACTTCGACTGA